DNA sequence from the Methanococcus maripaludis genome:
TTCGAGCATTTCAGGTATCTGGATATTTTGCGGACAGCGTTCTATACAAATACCGCAATCGGTACATTGTGATGCAAAATGCGGTTCATTAGTCCAGAATATATCACTAAGTGTTGCAAAATACTGGAATCTTTGAGATTCATCATGGAACATGTGTAAATTGTTGTATATTCCAAAACATGTCGGGATATCCACGTTTGCAGGACAAGGCATACAGTAACCGCAACCAGTACAGTTAATCTTTAACAATTCACCATATTTTAAAGCAGCCTGTTCTATAAGACCCAGCTCTTTTTGGGTTAATGAGTTTTGATAACCTTCTTCTGCGATTCTTATGTTTTCTTCAACCTGTTCTGGTTCAGTCATTCCCGATAATACTGAAATAACTTCTGGATGATTCCATACCCAGCGAAGTGCCCATTCTACAGTTGTTCGTTTTGTATCTGCCTTGTTCCATATTTCCATAACTTCATCAGGTGTTTTGCCTGCCAAATTGCCCCCACGAAGCGGTTCCATTACAAAAACCCCGAGACCCTTTGAAGATGCGTATTTAAGTCCTTCTGTTCCAGCCTGAACGTTTTCATCTAAATAATTATACTGTATAAGGCAGAAATCCCAATCATACTCATCCACTATCGATGCAAAATCTTCCTGCATTCCATGGTACGAAAAACCTGCATTTTTTATTCTACCGTCTGCTTTTGCACTGTTTAAAAAATCAATTACGCCAAGTTCTTTTATTTTAGCCCAGCTCGCTTTGGTAAGTGTGTGAAGTAAATAGTAATCGATACAGTTAGTATTCAGTTTTTCAAGTTGGGCATTGAGGAATTTATCCATATCTTCTCTGGTGTTTACTGCCCACGTTGGTAGTTTTGTTGAAAGTTTAACTTTTTCTCTGTATCCGTCTGAAAGCGCACGAGCTAAAAACGGTTCACATTCACCCATATGGTATGGCCAAGCTGTATCTACGAAATTTACGCCGTTATCTATCGCATAACGAACCATTTCTGTAGCTTTTTCTTCATCTATGCTACCATCTTCTTTTGTAGGTAGCCTCATAGCACCAAAACCCAATATTGAAAGTTTGTCGCCATTTTTTGGATTTGTTCTGTATAACATGTTTTATTCACCCGATGTATAAGATCTGCAGTTTAATGGTAAATTTACGGATATTTTACCCAATTGTTAAACGTATTGTATTTTGGATAAATTCAAAATATTATTCTTATGTTTATTATTCTATTTTCATTCTTCAAATTTATTCAGGCATTATTTCATTTAAACATGCAATCGCATTCAATGTTCTTGGATATCCAACATAAGGCAGTGCTTGCGTAACTGCATCAAGTAGTACTTTTTTATCGTTTCCTACTTTCAAATTGCCGACAATATGTCCTTTTAATTGCGGTTCACATCCTCCAAGAGCCAATAATATACAAAAAGTCAAAAGTTCTCTGGTTTTCACATCAAGTCCTGTTCGAGTGTAGTAATCACCAAAACAATTTGCAGATAGGTACTTTTGAATGTGTATTTGATTTTCTGGAGATGATTCATACATTTTATCAATAATTTCTCCAAAAATTGATTTTTGCACTTCAAGCCCCTTTTCATGTCTATTTTCAGGCGTAGTCGTGGATTGGCCTTCTAAAGGTAGTTTTACCCCCCTGCTTTCCAAAATTTCATTTGTTGCAAGGATAAAGTCATATGCTTTTGCAATTCCCACATAAGGTACAGATTGATATACTATTTCCTTAACTTCAATAGGTGTTACTCCAACACTGAGTGCACCTTCGAGCATTACTTTATACTCGCTTAATGTCTGGCTTCCAATTAGTGCTCCCAAAATCACCGTTGATCTTGTTTTGGCATCCAAATCACCATGTTTAATAACTTCATCAAAAATAAAGTTATCAAAAATTTCGACAAGTTCGGGATCTGTTACGTTAAGTGTTGATTTGTAATTTTTGTTTGTGGTTTCACTGATTTTCATACTTTTACACACATCCTTAATTTTTTCTTGACAATACGGGCCATAATTCGCTATTTTCAGTTATTATATTAATTAACTGACTATGATTTAGTATTCTTTTTAATTTAATCCGTTTCAGACAATAATCCCTGAAGTACATTTGGACCACCAAGATCTGCATCCCCTGCACCGTATCCTATTGAACTAACAGTGCATTTTGGAAAGACTTTTATCGGTTTTGCGAAATGGGATAGAATCGCTGCACCAGTAGGCGTTAGCAGTTCTTTTTCATCTGTTCCGCCTTTAAAGTAGAGTTTTCCCTTTTTTAAGAGTTCAAGCGTAGCTGGGGCAGGTACTGACATGATCCCATGCGCACATTTTACGGTTCCGTTTCCAACGTTGATAGGCATGCAGTAAACAGAATCGCATTTGAGTGCATGAATGGCTGTTGATGAGCCGATGACGTCTGCAAGTGCATCATTTTGCCCAACTTCATGAAAATGTAATTTTTCAAGATCTTTTTTACCATGAACATGCGCTTCAGCTTCGGCCATCTTTGAAAAAATGTCAAGTGCACTTTTTTCTACATCATTTGAAAGTTTTGCATCTTTTATAATATCTACAAGTTCGAAATAAGTTCGTGAATGTTCGTGTTCAGGAACATTAATTTTAACGTCCAAAGCTCGAATACCTCTTTTCACAACTTCCTCCATGCTTACCGATACAGGTACTGCTGATTCAATGATTTCTTTTACGTAAAATTTGTCATCCAAAAGGTCCAAAGTACATCCAAGAATCATATCTCCTGCAGCTCCTGAAAACGGGTTGAATATAAGCGATTTCATGATTATCACGCTATTTAT
Encoded proteins:
- a CDS encoding aldo/keto reductase translates to MLYRTNPKNGDKLSILGFGAMRLPTKEDGSIDEEKATEMVRYAIDNGVNFVDTAWPYHMGECEPFLARALSDGYREKVKLSTKLPTWAVNTREDMDKFLNAQLEKLNTNCIDYYLLHTLTKASWAKIKELGVIDFLNSAKADGRIKNAGFSYHGMQEDFASIVDEYDWDFCLIQYNYLDENVQAGTEGLKYASSKGLGVFVMEPLRGGNLAGKTPDEVMEIWNKADTKRTTVEWALRWVWNHPEVISVLSGMTEPEQVEENIRIAEEGYQNSLTQKELGLIEQAALKYGELLKINCTGCGYCMPCPANVDIPTCFGIYNNLHMFHDESQRFQYFATLSDIFWTNEPHFASQCTDCGICIERCPQNIQIPEMLEKVVAEFEGLDNDEKMAMVKSVFKM
- a CDS encoding carboxymuconolactone decarboxylase family protein translates to MKISETTNKNYKSTLNVTDPELVEIFDNFIFDEVIKHGDLDAKTRSTVILGALIGSQTLSEYKVMLEGALSVGVTPIEVKEIVYQSVPYVGIAKAYDFILATNEILESRGVKLPLEGQSTTTPENRHEKGLEVQKSIFGEIIDKMYESSPENQIHIQKYLSANCFGDYYTRTGLDVKTRELLTFCILLALGGCEPQLKGHIVGNLKVGNDKKVLLDAVTQALPYVGYPRTLNAIACLNEIMPE